In Hippoglossus hippoglossus isolate fHipHip1 chromosome 19, fHipHip1.pri, whole genome shotgun sequence, the DNA window GGCCAATAGGTTTCAAGGAAAACATTACATGCGGGCTTAGAGAATAAATAGACTCAAGATATGTTTTCACCTGAAATGGCAAAGCCAGAGAAACCCACAGCCAGGACCAGGAATGTGATGGCAACAGCTTTAGTATGAGAGAAgcccaccaccagcagcagagtTGCCTCCATCCCAAACCCTGTCGGTTGATGAAGAAATcacagaaatcaaacaaagagTGGGGTCTCAAAGGAAGACACTTTTAAAGTCAACTGATATGccttttattcatgtatttgtgtctttctctctgttcacAAACTGCTTTTCTCTGAGCTGTATCTGAAAATAGCCTCAGTACTGACACAGCTACCAACAAAGTGATATGTGCACTGCTCGCTTCTACATTTCACTCTGCTGGGGACGTTCAAAAATAGCTGACAGGCGCAGAGCTTCTGCTTTATAGTGAGTCACCATTTGTCTTCTCCAGCAAATGTTTTCTCACCAGGGCTGAAGAAATACTTTAGTTCACACTTTACAGCATAATCAGTCAAGGAGTCACCGTGATGCTTATCAGGTTTACATGACGGAACCTTCTGACTGAAAAACCCCCGACAGTAAAATGCTATTGTATGTCAGATTTTGCATATTGATTAGCTTGACTACAGGTTTGATCTTTGGGAAGTAAAACAGCAAACCAGCGGCATTTCCTCTGTGCGAGTGTAATCTTGCTTTCCCTCCATTTGGCCCTTTCTTACCTCCACAGTTCATTAGTTTCCTGACGTTAGTGGTGCTCATGATGTGGTTCGTGCGCATGTAGTCAGCAAGCTGGCCACCAATGGGCACGATGATGGTCATAACCAGATGGGGAAGTGCAGAAACTATGCCCACctacatgaaaatgaaaagaaagggtTGAAAATGCAGTAAACATTGAAAGTGACaattcacccctgtctgtttgtttgttggttgctCTGTATGTTCATTTGATCTTTTgcaagatcacacaaaaacaactgagtgGAATCTCTacgaaatttggtggaaggatgcagtacgggtcagggaggaacccattacaattttggtgcagatccggatcagggggtggatcacggacatttagggaactgaaatctgtgagtgtgtgaaatttggtgcatctTTATTGaacttaaggggactgttggacctgtGCTATTCTACCTTTATGCATTGGAGCTTTTGTTCCTGTTTCCGTTACCTTGCTAATCTCGAACCCAAACACCTCCTCGAAGTACGCGGGCTGGCTGATGAGAAGCAAGTAGAAAGTCCAGCTTCTGCAGAAATTAGCCACGATGATGGCGTACACTGGCATGGACGTGAAGAAGGCCCTCCATGGGGTGTTAAATTTCTGTAAcacataaaaatgtgttatttgctAACTTCTCAAACCTTTTGAAGGACAGTGTCTAAATCACACTTCTGAGGGAATCTACTGACCGTTACTGTGTGTTGGGCAGTCTCTCCTATGCTCTCCTCGATATATGTCCTCTCCTCGGTAGTGATGGTGGGATGAGCTGCTGGACTTTCATAAGACACCAGGGTCCAGAAACAATACCACATGATCCCAAAAGTTCCTGGAGCGGAGGAaggacagacaggcagggaaaagaaagacaaaaatgtcaatgtcaagtTCAGTCTGAAAATCCTGGTTAATTTTttaaacatgataaaataaatgctaatgtcCGTTTGAAGAGTTTGAAAAGCAAGATTAGTGAAAAAGCTGGTTGCTGTTTATCTTCAGTCCAAGGGTCGCTTACCGTAGACGTAGAAGACCGAGGACCATCCTGAGTACTGGACCAGGATTCCAGCTAACGGCATGGCAATCACAGCACCAGCATAAGAACCTGGGGAGCACAGAAAGATTGTGGGTTTAATAAAACAAGCAGAATTTTTCTTCTTAAAGTGAAACATCAAACATCCATCAttcaaagtgacaaaaaaaactgttataagAGACTCACCACAAAACGCTGTTGTGGCCAGGCGACTCCTTTCGAGAGGTGGTGCCCATTTTGCCCAAATACCGTGACAGGCAGGATATGAAACACCCTGTAGAGTAGAGAAGAAATTACACTATGTTGAATGatctgaataaaatgtaaatctgtCCATCTTGTCCTTTTCTTGTATTTTAGAGGAAGCTCAGGAGTAGAAGTACCTCTACAAGTCCTTGAAATATCCTGACGATGATCACGCAGCCAAAGTGCATCCGGGCGGCCGCGGGGATGAGCATGTTCAGGCATGATGTGGCTACTATGGCGAAGCCAAACACTCTGGAAATGGGaggagtaaagaaagaaaaagccattCGGTAGGTATAGAAGGATGTGCACTTAACCCTTGCATACgtaaaaaatactgaaataacaGACCTGTTTGCTGCAAACTTTTGACAGATGAATCCTCCTGGAATCTGAGTTACGATGTATCCCCAGAAGAAGGAGCCGTGGATCATTCCCACTGTCTCTGGGTCCCAGTCAAATTGAGGTTCCTGTcaggacagacaggaagacagtGAACAATCAAAACAAGAGAATTACAGTGACTGATTAATGGTCCTCTGAGGGCATACAGTTGACCACAATCTCAAGCACCTTGAACCGTCAAAAATATTTCTTCAAATTACTGATGACAATGCTTTGTGACGACTCCTTTTTTTCAATTTGCCCACTTCCACATCAAACATCACGTACGATTTGTGAAATAATTAAGTTTGAACACTGTTCCCCATTGATCTTGATCTGAAATGTCCATCTAAAATAACCCTATATGCTGTAGTAATGgccactcaccactatgaccTCCTTGTTGTCTTTGTAGATCTTGTGGCTGTTGACCATGCTGACGATGGCCACACCCAAGTTACACCGGATTCCAAAGGAGATGCAGAAGCCAATACCGGAGAGGATGGCGATGATGTAGCGCCTGGGCAGGCCGAAGCACGTGCAGTCCACCACTGgcatctccttctcctccacaatCTCTGGCCGGCCCTCCGCCGACAGCTCAATGGTCTCGCcattttcctgcttcttctcgAGAGCTCTGCAAAGGAGAGTTtggaaaaggggaaaagtgAGGGAATGAAAAATCCCTCCCTTCATCCAGCCGTATATTATCAACAGCGCTTAACCTTTGAGGGTTGTGGGAGCGCTAGAGCCAATCGCAGCTGACATTAAGCGAGAGGCGGGAAacaacctggacaggtcgccactccatcacagggccaacatgcAGAGACAATGGGAAAATCTGATTCTCCAATTGAGCCAAGGggaatgtgtttgtattgtgggaggaagtcggATTACCTggttaaacaaaaaacatgcagacacggagaaaacatgaaaactccACTCAAAAAACCATTGGTTGGCCATCGTGTTCAAACAACGgcgctaaccactgcaccaccatgcacCGTCCTTGTTGGTATGTTGTTTTGATGCTTGGGCACCTAgaatttttttgtaattaaattTTTGCCATACAGGATTGACATCAGCCCCCTGGCGACTCTTacaggataagcagtatagatagtggatggatggatggatggttggatacAGCTTTCTCTTCTATCAGATTATGATGGTGGGATGTGGTTGTCTGGGCTTGATCACCTCTTAGCAAAATTGTGGAATTGACTGGTGGaaagatgcattatgggtcagggaagaacccataaaattttggtgcagatcccaaatttgtattactttctttaatattaaaaataggACGTTTTGccacattttcaccattttcccaggaCATTATACAAGGACCTTGATAACTGATTTGtatgagtttgtgaaatttggttttaacttttacattctagattgaatatttttatattactCATACCTTGACTGAACCAGCTCACAGTAAAGAATACTGTGTGAATAAAAGGCAACAGTGTTGACAGACACGTCTCATCTTGGTgcattcatcctcctcttcctcctccaactCCTCCTTTCCTGCTCCTGTCTGTGACTGATGTTCATGAGGCTTGCTGAGAAACCCTGAGAAGCCGTGACCTCTGCCAAGCTTGAAGTCTAACGGTCATCAAATATGCATCTAAACGTGCAGCGGATAATCTATTAAACATGATGCTTGTTCTCGGATCAGACTCGAGAGCTGCAGGTCCGCGTGATGGAGTCCGtttgctgctcctgctgctttcGTCAGGTAAATATAGTTTCTCGCCAATGTCGAAGGATGAATTCAGTACTTGAGAGCTGGTTGTGCTGAAGCAAAAACATATGAGTCAGCTCGGTCCTGCCGTGTTTGTatctaaaatacaaaaaaaaccaccCAACAGTGCAGAACATGAGTAAAGCTTTAGGGAAATGGGGGTGTGTGCTTTTTTCAGCAGCTGGTTGTGCAAGACAGAAGATGATGATATTAGATGGAGCTCATGGGCTCGAGTCTCATCTGATGTGTTATGTTTCTTTGCTGACTGAGCCACTAGTCCTCCCCCAGTGAACATTCATCACGGTGGCGATGACAATCTTTATACCTTGCAGAGCGAGTCCAGCCTGGATACTTGATGTCTCACTGCAgttcactaacacacacacaatccctgATCACAGTTTCAACCACAGCAGTtctggtgtttgttcaagtcTTCATTTTTAtggtgagtttggttttaattagttatttgatgcaataaaaacgGTTAAACGTCATGAGTGCTAAACCTGACTCATGATTGATCAAGAGTGTGTATCGGCAGGTTTTCACTACCGTGGATCCACTGctcgatcactactgcacagacatTAGCTGTGTCTCGTCTCAGGGGCCGCATCCATCAGAGGCTGCATTGTAAGACCGATTGCGTCACAGCAACAcgactagactgtcccatttgGAACGCTCGcccaaatgtgtccttccatcccTGAGAGATGAAGGTGAGTGGATCCTTCTCTGCCCCAGCCTATCCCAGGATCCATTGCGCTTCAgtgaaaaacagtttttcaaaacGGTAATGGCGCCTGCAAGCGAGGAGACAacttcaactcaaccaaacagctcACAGGCGTTAAAACTTTCTCATTGCGTctaactgcagctctgttgctcgCCGACAGCAGTGAGGGCAGGACGAGCTGGTGACGGCAATCCTGGAAATCTGTTGACCAGACTCAGTTTAATTTAGGTTCAACCGTTGTGGTGTACAAAGCCCACAAAGACCGCCTCCTTAGTGGGCTGCATAGACCGCGACCTCCGAAGGTCACTGAATTGGAACACACAAATTATCTCCTAAGGAACTGAATGGGCCACCATGGCTGATACATCACTGTGGTGAATACAGGTTTAAAATGTCAAGAAGGCAGCTCACACCTGGTAAGACTCAAACTGATGTTTGGTAGTTTTCATCGGATTACTCCTTTCATTGGATTCAATCCTTAGTATCAAGAtgtaattcatattttcatgcAATTATCTTTCTTTTACAGTTCTTGACGTTGCTATAAATTGATTTTATAATGATGATTTGATGTTTCTGCAGAGCTGCATTGCCTTGTATTGTGACAGGAATTAtcaggggagagggagacatgTGGTAAAGACCCCAAACAAGATATAAACCATCCCAGAAGTCCTTGTTTGACAGAAAGTGTGTCTTAGCTGGTGATGTGTGGAGCGTCTTCTCTATACTCGTAAGATCTCAATTCAGAATGTTCACAGCTCTGTCACGTCACCAAGACAATCCTATTTCTGAAAAGAGCCCCGGCTGTTCATCAAAAAAACCTTCATACATGCATTATGGAAGCTCTTATAAAAATGACCTTCCTGCAGACAAAATGAGGCTGATCCTAACATATCAAGTGACAGCAAAGACTTTGTGTTCCTGCCAATAATCCAGTTCAGATAAAAACTCCAGCGGTAAGCAGGCTGCATTGGAAATAACAGCGACgcaacaataaaacatacagGCTCTATTAGTTACTGTAAAGCAGTGGATCTAACAGTCTTCAACACTGATCAAGTATTAATGATTCTCCATCCTGAATTATTAATATCTCTGGCTCGCTTGGACTATTTTTGTCTGGGCgggcctctctcctccttcctcctgtctcctctttaTCTTTAACCCTTCCTTTTACCGCCAACTCCCCCGGCTCCCGCTCAGTCTCGCACACAATTCACAAcatttcctttctcctcaacACCAATTTATTTCCCGGTGTCCAGAGGACGTCTACGCGGAGCTTTCTTTAACTGCTCGGATTTCCACTTTTGTTTTACTACATATCATACATGCTGTGGTTTTCATGACTGACCCCGAGTTAAGGAAAATCCATTGTAATCCTCACAAGCTACCTGACCTCCTCCTTATTGCTCTTGTCACACCATGAGGGAAGTTAAAATGATTAGTTGTGGATCTTGACGTCATGTAAGGAAGCTGAATTCATATTAACTTCTGAATATCCTAGTTAATCTTTTAATTCATGTGTCAAGTGTGGTTCAGCAGCTCGGTTCAGAGTTGAGTCTGTGCTTGGATAAGAGAAAGTCAAATAACTATTATATGACCCTACTGAATTCACTCGTGAGTAAATACAGCCTAACAAAGCATGCACTGAATAAAAAAGTTCACGTGTCACTCATACTGACTCTGTTACAGCGGATCAGTCAGCAGTTGGTTTAAATGAGCGGTAAATACAGAA includes these proteins:
- the LOC117753147 gene encoding vesicular glutamate transporter 1-like, with the translated sequence MEIRPDRFKAVAAKTLGKIYGALEKKQENGETIELSAEGRPEIVEEKEMPVVDCTCFGLPRRYIIAILSGIGFCISFGIRCNLGVAIVSMVNSHKIYKDNKEVIVEPQFDWDPETVGMIHGSFFWGYIVTQIPGGFICQKFAANRVFGFAIVATSCLNMLIPAAARMHFGCVIIVRIFQGLVEGVSYPACHGIWAKWAPPLERSRLATTAFCGSYAGAVIAMPLAGILVQYSGWSSVFYVYGTFGIMWYCFWTLVSYESPAAHPTITTEERTYIEESIGETAQHTVTKFNTPWRAFFTSMPVYAIIVANFCRSWTFYLLLISQPAYFEEVFGFEISKVGIVSALPHLVMTIIVPIGGQLADYMRTNHIMSTTNVRKLMNCGGFGMEATLLLVVGFSHTKAVAITFLVLAVGFSGFAISGFNVNHLDIAPRYASILMGISNGVGTLSGMVCPLIVGAMTKHKTREEWQGVFLIASLVHYGGVIFYGLFASGEKQAWAEPEQLSDDKCGILDEDELANETEELYRTSGGAGYGAMNQGADPNGGGGIAGGGGGGWVSDWDKTEEYVQPAGANNYLYGGEGDRELT